In the Saccharococcus thermophilus genome, CACCACATCCGGCCGCTCTGTATGATATGTTGTCGGGAAAGTAGTAAATGTTTGATCTTCGATTAATTGTTCGATATATCCTGATTCCAAAACGCTATCAATATGTATGTTGCGAAGCCGTTTTCTGACTTCCTCGACGATTTCATCGTTGGCAATTCCTTTCATATACATGATGGCAACATCTGTTTTTGTCACCTCGCCAATTCTCATTGTCTCCAGCCACAAATTTGGATTTTTAATGCGGCGGCGAATGAGGGTAGTGTTCACGCGCAGCGATTCGGTAAATCCATCGCGCGGACCGCGAATAGCTTGCTGTGTTTGTGGCTCTTCAATCGCTCGATATTCTCCCCCCCTCGTACTTGCGCTTAAAGCAAACGTCACTCCATCAAGAAGAATAATTGTTTCTCCTGATGTAAGTTCCAAAAATAAGTCAAACCACTGTGAGATGCGCTGGACTCTGCCAACAGCAGCCAGCTTTTTTTCCACAAAGAAAAACGCATCTTTCGGGGATAAGGAAATTGGAAGCGTTGCTGTCATCAGCGGCTCAAGCAAAAATTGATATACATTTTTTTCATCGGCAAGCCCATCGACAAAAATGAGAGCGGCACGAACCGACCGTTCTTGTCCAATCGTAAAACGACGGATGACAATATCAGAACTGTTCCCAGTCGTATGGCGAATGATATCGATATTCACATCCAGCAGCGAATGAATCGGCTCATGCGGAACATCTTGCGCTTGACCGCTTTGATCGCGTTCTTGGCGTGTTGTCGCTCCTTGCTTATCTTGTTGTTTTTTTCGCAATCCCCACTGAAACAGCATCGTACTCCCCTCGCTCCAACTCGTTTATTTGCCATTATAGACAGCGAAGGGTTCTAATATACAAACAAAGAATGTTTTAATGGTAGAAAACAAAAACTAAAGAAAACCCCGACAGTAGGTGGGATGAGATGAAACTATTAGGCATTTCATTGTTCATTGGCAGCATTTTAATCGGTCTCGCCATTGAAATGGATATGTTAATGGGTTTTACATTACGTCAATCGATGCGCAACGTCCTGAACCCATTTAGGGTCATGGAATTACCGGAAATGTTTATTTTGTTTTTATTTTTATTGTTATGGGTGATCGATGTGTTAGCGGCGCTATTTCTTCAAAAACAAAAGAAAATGTAAAAAAGGTTTCTTGCCTTGGCAAGAAACCTTTTTTATCATTTGCTGACCGCGCCTAGACGAAGCAGCCGCATCGAATTGAGCAATACGAGCAACGTCGCTCCCATATCCGCAAAAATGGCCATCCATAACGTAAGCCAACCTGGAATAATAAGAACAAGTGCCAGCACTTTTAACAAAAAAGCAATCGCAATGTTCTGTTGAATAATGCGCATCGTTTTCCGTCCTAACCGAATGGCATATGGGAGTTTCCCAAGATCATCGCCCATTAAAACAACATCCGCTGTTTCTAACGCTACATCTGTTCCAATATCCCCCATGGCAATGCCAATGTTTGCCGCAGCGAGCGCGGGAGCATCGTTGACACCGTCGCCGACCATCGCGATGCGTCCTGATTGTTGCTGTAGCGTTTGAATCGCCGTCAATTTTTCTTCTGGAAGCAATTCAGCGCGAATATCGGTAAGTGGAAGGGAAGAGGCAATGGCCCGCGCTGTCGTTTCGTGATCGCCGGTTAACATGATTGTTTGAGTGATTCCTAGATTACGTAATGTTTCTAGCACAAAAGCAGCATTTTCACGCAGTTGATCAGAAACGGCAATCATTCCAAGCACCTTTGTTTCATCACCAAGCAGCATGACCGTATTTCCTTGCTTTTGTGCACGTGTGATTTGCGCGCGCACGTCTTCGCATATAGACGCATCGGAAAACAAGGACGGTTTTCCGATATAATACATGGTTCCATTCACACGCGCTGCCGCTCCTTTGCCGGTCATCGCGCGAAACTCGCTTACTTGCAAACTGTCCAATGATATTTGTAATTCCTCTGCTTTGCGTAAAATGGCAGAAGCAAGCGGATGCTCTGACTGTTTTTCGATGGCTGCGGCGATTTTTAGCACTTCCTTTTCATCCAGGCCGCCAAATGGATAAATATCGGTCACTTCTGGGGTTCCAGTCGTTAATGTTCCTGTTTTATCAAACGCAATAGCCGAAAGTTTTCCGATTTCTTCTAAATACGCTCCACCTTTAATAAGCACTCCTTGCCGCGCCGCCTGTCCGATCGCCGTAACAATCGCTACCGGCGTGCTAATGACAAGTGCGCATGGGCAGCCGACAACAAGCACCGTCAAGCCTCGGTAAATCCACGTCAGCCATTCTCCGCCAAGCCATAGCGGCGGCACCGTTGCGATAAGCAACGCAATCAGCATAATGGCTGGCGTATAATAGCGCGCAAAGCGGTCGATAAATTGCTGGGCTGGCGCCCGCTGTGCCTGCGCCTCTTCGACAAGATGAATGATTTTCGCAATCGTTGTGTCCTTCACCTGCTTTGTCACTCGTACTTCGAGCGCGCCTTCTGCATTCAACGTTCCGGCATATACTTCATCGCCAATGGTTTTGGCTACCGGCATCGATTCGCCTGTAATCGCCGCTTCGTTTACGGATGATTCACCGCGAAGCACGATGCCATCCATTGCGATTTTTTGCCCTGGTTTCACAATTATCGTATCGCCGACAACGATATCTTCCACATCCACTTCATACTCTTTGCCATCTCGAAGCACGATCGCTTTTTTCGGAGCGATATCCATCAGCCGTTGAATCGAGCGGCGCGCCGTATCCATGGAATACCGCTCAAGCGCTTCGCTAACCGCAAATAGGAAGACAACGACCGCTCCTTCTTTCCACTCTCCGATGCACGCTGCCCCAATGACAGCAATCGTCATGAGCGTATTCATATCAAATTGCAGACGAACAAGATGGTTGATTCCGGTTTTTAATAAATGGTAGCCGCCAACTAGGATGCTTGCCGCAAACAATAAAATCGTGGCAAGATGCGTTTCGCCGACCGTATGCGCCGCGACAATGCCGCCGAGAAGAAAGAGCGCGGAAACGGCGGCAAGCACGTTTGTTTTCTTTTTCCAAAACGGCGTCGCTTTCTGTTCTTTCCGCTCTGTTTCCGGAATGACAACAATACCGTCAAACGCTCCCGCTCTTTCTAGCTCCGCAATCGACGCTTCACCAATCACCGTTAGTTTCGCCGCGCCAAAATTGACCTCAGCATCTTTGACCGTCGCGATCGCCTTCACATTTTTCTCAAACTGCGCCGCACAGTTGGCGCAGGAAAGGCCTTGAAGGCGATACACCTGTTTATTTTCCATCGCGACTCTCCACCTCCCCCGCATGAACAAGTGCAAGCGAAACAAGCTGATGAACATGCTCATCTTTTAGCGAGTAAAACACTAACTTTCCTTCTTTTCGATGTTTCGCTAGCCCCATATCGCGCAATAAGCGTAAATGATGGGAAGCTGTGGCGACCGTACAGCCGATAATCGTGGCAACGTCACAAAC is a window encoding:
- a CDS encoding spore germination protein translates to MLFQWGLRKKQQDKQGATTRQERDQSGQAQDVPHEPIHSLLDVNIDIIRHTTGNSSDIVIRRFTIGQERSVRAALIFVDGLADEKNVYQFLLEPLMTATLPISLSPKDAFFFVEKKLAAVGRVQRISQWFDLFLELTSGETIILLDGVTFALSASTRGGEYRAIEEPQTQQAIRGPRDGFTESLRVNTTLIRRRIKNPNLWLETMRIGEVTKTDVAIMYMKGIANDEIVEEVRKRLRNIHIDSVLESGYIEQLIEDQTFTTFPTTYHTERPDVVAANLLEGRVAIFVEGTPFVLIAPALFIQFFQAVEDYYARFDIATALRFLRVLVFFISLVAPAIYIAATTFHQEMIPTPLVIAIAAQREAIPFPAFVEALAMEVVFEILREAGVRLPRAVGQTVSIVGALVIGQAAVEAGFVSSAMVIVVSITAIASFATPSFAIAISARLIRFALMFLAAMFGFYGIIIGILFMTIHLCSLRSFGVPYMSPLAPFIPSNMGDTLFRVPTWAMKERPRLINQKNMIRQGKQQQPQPPASNRQEKNEGEQS
- a CDS encoding heavy metal translocating P-type ATPase, with amino-acid sequence MENKQVYRLQGLSCANCAAQFEKNVKAIATVKDAEVNFGAAKLTVIGEASIAELERAGAFDGIVVIPETERKEQKATPFWKKKTNVLAAVSALFLLGGIVAAHTVGETHLATILLFAASILVGGYHLLKTGINHLVRLQFDMNTLMTIAVIGAACIGEWKEGAVVVFLFAVSEALERYSMDTARRSIQRLMDIAPKKAIVLRDGKEYEVDVEDIVVGDTIIVKPGQKIAMDGIVLRGESSVNEAAITGESMPVAKTIGDEVYAGTLNAEGALEVRVTKQVKDTTIAKIIHLVEEAQAQRAPAQQFIDRFARYYTPAIMLIALLIATVPPLWLGGEWLTWIYRGLTVLVVGCPCALVISTPVAIVTAIGQAARQGVLIKGGAYLEEIGKLSAIAFDKTGTLTTGTPEVTDIYPFGGLDEKEVLKIAAAIEKQSEHPLASAILRKAEELQISLDSLQVSEFRAMTGKGAAARVNGTMYYIGKPSLFSDASICEDVRAQITRAQKQGNTVMLLGDETKVLGMIAVSDQLRENAAFVLETLRNLGITQTIMLTGDHETTARAIASSLPLTDIRAELLPEEKLTAIQTLQQQSGRIAMVGDGVNDAPALAAANIGIAMGDIGTDVALETADVVLMGDDLGKLPYAIRLGRKTMRIIQQNIAIAFLLKVLALVLIIPGWLTLWMAIFADMGATLLVLLNSMRLLRLGAVSK
- a CDS encoding ArsR/SmtB family transcription factor, whose translation is MRNDTCEVFSVNEEKVNAVKQRIDEISGVEHLFKALADATRLKIAYALTLEEELCVCDVATIIGCTVATASHHLRLLRDMGLAKHRKEGKLVFYSLKDEHVHQLVSLALVHAGEVESRDGK